A region from the Lycium barbarum isolate Lr01 chromosome 8, ASM1917538v2, whole genome shotgun sequence genome encodes:
- the LOC132607731 gene encoding secreted RxLR effector protein 78-like produces MAKAYGRVSWLFLLKVLRKFGFSEVLIDMIFRLVSNNWYSVSINGQQQGLFKSSRGVNQGDPLSPALFILSAEVLTINLNTLHQIHQFKGYGLPKWSPKVNHLAYADDMIIFTSADVFSLQLVMEILKKYEKTSGQKINRENSAV; encoded by the coding sequence ATGGCTAAGGCTTATGGCAGGGTTTCTTGGCTGTTCTTGCTCAAGGTTTTAAGAAAGTTTGGTTTTTCAGAAGTCTTGATAGATATGATTTTCAGGCTTGTTAGCAACAATTGGTATTCTGTTTCAATTAATGGGCAACAACAGGGACTCTTTAAGTCTTCTAGAGGTGTCAACCAAGGGGATCCTTTATCTCCTGCTTTATTCATTCTATCTGCAGAGGTATTGACCATAAATCTTAATACTCTACATCAAATTCATCAATTTAAAGGTTATGGTTTGCCTAAATGGAGTCCTAAGGTGAATCATCTAGCTTATGCTGATGATATGATCATTTTTACTTCAGCAGATGTGTTTTCTTTACAGCTTGTTATGGAAATTTTAAAGAAGTATGAGAAAACATCAGGGCAGAAGATCAATAGGGAGAACAGTGCAGTTTAG